Below is a genomic region from Microbacterium galbinum.
GGGTACGACGCTATGCACGGGTGACGGAGGGGACGGACCGCACGCGGAACCACAGCGTCAACTCGGCCAGCGCCCGCCGAGCGGTCTCGGCATCCGCTCCCTCGTCGAGGTCGTCGAACGAATCCCGGTACCCCTCGGGGATGCCGCCGGAGAAATCGCGGAGGGGCCGGTAACCCATGGTCCAGTCGCTGAAGCGACGCTCCGCGATCCCGTCGCGCAGAAGGATCCGGAGGTCGTGGTGGCGATGGTCGCGACGGATCGTCTCGACGAGAAGATCGACGACGTCGGGCGCCCCCTCGAGGATCTGGATGAACCGCCCGTCGCGGTAGAGGAGCATGCCGGTGACACCTCTCTGCGTGTTCAGGCGTCGGCAGGTCGTGAGGAGGTCTTCGAGAGCGGAGCTGCGGAACGGCTGCGACGCGGTGCTCGTGTAGACGACGGAGATCAGGTCGGCGCTCATCTGTCACCTCCGACGAGTTCGTCGCCCGCGGTGGACAGGGGCGTGCTCGGCGTCGACGAGGCGGTGACGGCATCCGTCGCCTCGTGGAGCGACGCGAACGCGCCGATCTCCCGCGATCGCGCATCGAAAGCGGCGTACTGCCCGTCCGCCCGCCGGTCGACGTAACCGAGGAAGTCCCCACCGCGGCTGCCGACATGGAATCCGTCTTCGACGCACGCCCAGAGGACGTCGTCGGGGTGCTGATCAGGATCGTTCACAACGTGAACGTTAG
It encodes:
- a CDS encoding BLUF domain-containing protein; this encodes MSADLISVVYTSTASQPFRSSALEDLLTTCRRLNTQRGVTGMLLYRDGRFIQILEGAPDVVDLLVETIRRDHRHHDLRILLRDGIAERRFSDWTMGYRPLRDFSGGIPEGYRDSFDDLDEGADAETARRALAELTLWFRVRSVPSVTRA